Genomic window (Aquimarina sp. BL5):
CTCAACTTACACTCAATTAACAGCTTCAACTTCTCTTCAATGTTTTTAGTTCATATGTAAACAAATAGATTTTGGCCTACATTTCGACAAGCTCAATACGGCAAACTATTGTCTGCTACACTGAATCTAGTTTTTCTTTAATATGATCTAAACACAAATTATTTATACTTCCTATATGACTATGCTTCGTATTTTTTTCTGGTTTGTAATTTCCGTTTTCGATATCTAGTCCAATTTTCACATACGCATCTCTAAAGGACATTCCTTTCATCACTAATTCATTTAATGTATCTACACTAAACAAATAATCATATTTAGAATCTTCTAAAATAGTCTCATTTACCGTAATACTTTTTAGCGCATAGATTGCCATTTCTAAACATGCTTTTAGATCTTGAATTGCTGGAACAATTCCTTCTTTAAGCAATTGTAAATCTCTATGATAACCGCTAGGCAAGTTGTTAGTCAACAAGCTTAACTCATAAGGTAACGCTTGAACTTTATTACACTTTCCTCTTATAAGTTCAAACACATCTGGATTCTTTTTATGTGGCATAATACTAGAACCCGTAGTTAACTCTGATGGAATGCTCATAAAATCAAAATTCTGACTCATATAGAGACAAACATCCATTGCTAGTTTAGAGAGTGTTCCTGCTACACTACTCATTGCATAAGCGGTAGATTTTTCGGATTTTCCTCTGCTCATTTGTGCAGCTACCACATTATATTTTAGCGTTTCAAAACCTAATTCTTTCGTAGTAAATTCTCTGTCAATGGGAAATGAACTTCCGTATCCGGCGGCACTACCTAATGGATTTTGATCTACAACTTTTAGTGCGGCATTCACAAAATACAAATCATCTACAAAACTCTCTGCATAGGCTGAAAACCATAAACCAAATGAAGATGGCATTGCAATCTGAAGATGTGTATATCCTGGCACGAGCACTTCTTTATATTTTTCTGCTGTACTTAATAGGTTTTCTGATAATTCTTTAACCTGAGACTTGATAGCTACTAGTTCATCCTTTAGATATAAATGCATCGCTACCAAAACTTGATCATTTCTGGATCTAGCCGTATGGATTTTTTTCCCTGCGTCTCCTATCTTTTTTGTTAGTTCGAATTCAATTTTAGAATGTACATCTTCAAACTGATCTTCAATTACAAAAGTGCCTTCTTCAACTTGCTTTGCCAACATATCTAGTTCTTCTTCAATTGCAGAAATATCCTGATCGGAGAGTAGCTCAATCTTATGCAACATCTTAGCGTGCGCCAAGGTCGCTTGTATATCATATTTAGCAATTACCAAATCTAGTTGTCTGTCATTACCGACAGTAAACATATCTATCTTTTGGTCTGTTGGTAATCCTTTATCCCAAAGTTTCATTTTCTTTATTTATATCGTTTATTATTGTCAGGCTGAGCTTGTCTAAGCCTATATATTAGTTACACTTCGACAAGCACAGTGTGACACATAATTATACTATTCCTTCTAAAATTTTAATATATAAATCTACACCTTCTTTGATTTCATCCACATATATAAATTCATCTGCAGAATGTGATCTTGTAGAATCTCCCGGTCCTAATTTTAGAGACGGACAACTCAATACTGATTGATCTGATAGGGTTGGTGATCCATAGGTCGTTCTACCTAAAGCGATGCCAGATTTAACAATAGCATGATCTTTTGGTATTGATGAAGATCCTAAATGTAACGATCTTGGTTTTACCTCAACATTTTTGGGCATAGCTTGTTTCACCATTTCCAAAACCTCTTCATTTTTGTATTTATCGTTTACTCTAATATCAACTACTAAATCACAATGAGATGGTACTACATTATGCTGGTTACCCGCACTAACTTGTGTAACTGTCATTTTTACATCTCCTAAAGTTTCAGAACTTTTTTCGAATTTGTAATTCTTAAACCATTCAATTATTTCAAGTGTATTATAAATAGCATTATCGTTATTAGGATGTGCAGCGTGACTTGCGGTTCCTTTAACAGACACATCTAATACAAGTAATCCTTTCTCTGCAATGGCCAATTGCATTAGTGTTGGTTCTCCAACAATAGCGAATTCAACATTTTTTAAATACTTCAGGATACTTTTAAGACCTAAAGGACCACTACTCTCTTCTTCTGCGGACGCCGCTATCACTAAGTTATATTTCAAATTATCTTTATTGTAGAAATAAGTAAATGTTGTTATTAAAGATACTAAGCACCCTCCAGCATCATTACTTCCCAATCCATATAATTTACCATCTTCTACAAATGCTCTGAAAGGATCATTTGTATAATTACCATTAGGCTTTACGGTATCGTGATGAGAGTTCAGTAAAATAGTCGGCTTCGTTTCATCAAAATATTTATTGTACGCCCAAATATTATTGTTTTCTCTTTCGAAAGGGATATCGTATTGATTAAACCAATTCTCAATCAAATTTGCAGTTCCCTCCTCTTCTGAAGAAAAAGACTGCGTTTCGATCAATGTATGTAAAAGCTTAATGGCTTTGTTTGTTAATTCTTCTATCATTATTATAGACTCAAAGTTGTGTGTTTTATGGTTTTATCTTTTATAAAATCTGCATTTGCTATATGTACCTTACTTACTTTTTTCTGTAACGCATCAAAACAATTTTGAAGTTTTGGCAACATGCCATCTGCAATAACCTCTGCATCTCTTAATTGATTATACTTTTCTAAATCAATATGCTCTATTACAGAATCTTTATCTGCTATATTTTCTAAAACTCCTTGTAATTCGAAACAATAAAAGAGTGACACCTTATAATAATCACTCATTGCAGAAGCTATTTCGGAAGCAATGGTATCGGCATTCGTATTAAACAATTGTCCATTACCATCATGAGTGACAGCGCAAAAAACAGGTACTATATCTAATTCTAAAAATCCTTTGATTACCTCTGCATTTACCTTTGTAACATCACCTACGAATCCATAATCAACAAACTTCACTGGTCTTTTAGCTGCACTTATAACATTGGCATCCGTTCCTGTGAGTCCCAATGCATTACAATTATGCTTCTGTAAACCAGAAACGATGGTTTTATTTAACAATCCTGCATAGGTCATCACTACAATATCCAAATTCTCTGCAGAAGTAATTCTCCTTCCATCAATCATCTCCGTTTTCACTCCTAATCTGGAAGCTAATTTAGTTGCTGATTTTCCACCTCCGTGGATTAAAATTTTAGGCTCTTCAATTTTAGAAAAATCTTGCAAAAAGGAGTTTAAAGCATTTTCATCTTCGATGATATTTCCTCCAATCTTAGCTACCAATAATTTTTGTTTTATCTCCATATTATAAATTTGTATTGCCAACGCGCCTTCTGGCTCATTCACTAAAAATGTCCACTGGACATTTTCTTAACGTTCTGCCCTCTCCAATCTTAGCTACCAATAATTTTTGTTTCGTTTTCATACCAATTATTACCCTAACCTTCTTCAGAAAGAGAGAACGTTTTACTTATTTTCTAATATCTTCTTTAACACTAATTGAGCAGCATAGGTTCTATTATTTGCCTGTTCAATTACAATCGAGTTCTCACTATCAATAACCGCATCATCTATAACCACATTTCTTCTTACAGGTAAACAATGCATAAACTTTGCATTATTAGTTGATTTCATTTTCTCTTCTGTAATTTTCCAGCTCTGATCTTGAGATGATTTTCCATAATCCGTATAAGAACTCCAATTCTTCACATATACGAAATCTGCATCTTTCAATGCATTCTCTTGATCGTACTCTATGGGCACCTTATTGGTAATCTGACTGGCTAACTCAAATCCCACTGGGTGGGTAATTACAAAATCGGCATCCAATTGTTGCGCCATTTCTACAAAAGAATTAGCAACTGCCTGCGGTAAGGCTTTTGGATGCGGTGCCCACGATAGTACAATCTTTGGTTTGTGTTTTGGCTTATGTTCTGCTATTGTAATAGCATCTGTTAATGCCTGTAAAGGATGACCCGTAGCGCTTTCCATATTAATTACAGGAATCGTAGCATACTGGATAAAACTCTTAAGTACCTTTTCTTGATAATCTTCTTCTCTATTATCTAATTTTGCAAAAGCTCTGATTGCCAACACATCACAATACTGAGAAACTACTTGAGCTGCTTCTTTTACATGTTCCGAATTTCCCTGATCCATTACTGTTCCATCTCCATATTCTAAAGACCAGCCTTCTCCAGTAAAATTCATGACGATTACATTCATACCAAGGTTTAAAGCCGCTTTTTGAGTACTCAGCCTTGTACGTAAGCTTGGATTAAAGAACAATAACCCAATGGTTTTGTCTTCTCCTAAAGTTTTATCGGACAAAGGATTTTGCTTCATCTCAATAGCTTCATTCACCCAATTATTTAGTGAATCGATATCTTTTATTGAAAAATAATTATTCATATTTTTTGTATTACGAAAAAAGAGGTTAGAAAAAAGAAAATAAACCCTGTCATAATTTATTTTGAAAACTCATTGTTATTCTTTGAAATTCTTCTAGTCTATTCTCCAAAACTTCTAATTTTCTATTTTTAGCATTATATCTTTTTCTGATTAGAGTTTATTCTCTATGATCTCTTTTTTACTTTCAACTTTAATCATAGTAAAAGGAATCTTCTTACCAATTGCTTTAACCATAAAATCATCATTTAATCCGTTTACAATCCAAGTTTCTATAGCTGCATTTT
Coding sequences:
- the argH gene encoding argininosuccinate lyase; its protein translation is MKLWDKGLPTDQKIDMFTVGNDRQLDLVIAKYDIQATLAHAKMLHKIELLSDQDISAIEEELDMLAKQVEEGTFVIEDQFEDVHSKIEFELTKKIGDAGKKIHTARSRNDQVLVAMHLYLKDELVAIKSQVKELSENLLSTAEKYKEVLVPGYTHLQIAMPSSFGLWFSAYAESFVDDLYFVNAALKVVDQNPLGSAAGYGSSFPIDREFTTKELGFETLKYNVVAAQMSRGKSEKSTAYAMSSVAGTLSKLAMDVCLYMSQNFDFMSIPSELTTGSSIMPHKKNPDVFELIRGKCNKVQALPYELSLLTNNLPSGYHRDLQLLKEGIVPAIQDLKACLEMAIYALKSITVNETILEDSKYDYLFSVDTLNELVMKGMSFRDAYVKIGLDIENGNYKPEKNTKHSHIGSINNLCLDHIKEKLDSV
- the argB gene encoding acetylglutamate kinase; translated protein: MEIKQKLLVAKIGGNIIEDENALNSFLQDFSKIEEPKILIHGGGKSATKLASRLGVKTEMIDGRRITSAENLDIVVMTYAGLLNKTIVSGLQKHNCNALGLTGTDANVISAAKRPVKFVDYGFVGDVTKVNAEVIKGFLELDIVPVFCAVTHDGNGQLFNTNADTIASEIASAMSDYYKVSLFYCFELQGVLENIADKDSVIEHIDLEKYNQLRDAEVIADGMLPKLQNCFDALQKKVSKVHIANADFIKDKTIKHTTLSL
- a CDS encoding N-acetylornithine carbamoyltransferase, whose protein sequence is MNNYFSIKDIDSLNNWVNEAIEMKQNPLSDKTLGEDKTIGLLFFNPSLRTRLSTQKAALNLGMNVIVMNFTGEGWSLEYGDGTVMDQGNSEHVKEAAQVVSQYCDVLAIRAFAKLDNREEDYQEKVLKSFIQYATIPVINMESATGHPLQALTDAITIAEHKPKHKPKIVLSWAPHPKALPQAVANSFVEMAQQLDADFVITHPVGFELASQITNKVPIEYDQENALKDADFVYVKNWSSYTDYGKSSQDQSWKITEEKMKSTNNAKFMHCLPVRRNVVIDDAVIDSENSIVIEQANNRTYAAQLVLKKILENK
- a CDS encoding M20 family metallo-hydrolase, producing the protein MIEELTNKAIKLLHTLIETQSFSSEEEGTANLIENWFNQYDIPFERENNNIWAYNKYFDETKPTILLNSHHDTVKPNGNYTNDPFRAFVEDGKLYGLGSNDAGGCLVSLITTFTYFYNKDNLKYNLVIAASAEEESSGPLGLKSILKYLKNVEFAIVGEPTLMQLAIAEKGLLVLDVSVKGTASHAAHPNNDNAIYNTLEIIEWFKNYKFEKSSETLGDVKMTVTQVSAGNQHNVVPSHCDLVVDIRVNDKYKNEEVLEMVKQAMPKNVEVKPRSLHLGSSSIPKDHAIVKSGIALGRTTYGSPTLSDQSVLSCPSLKLGPGDSTRSHSADEFIYVDEIKEGVDLYIKILEGIV